CGGGTCGCCGGGGTTGCACAGGTCGATGGCACGCGAGCCGTATACGGGGCTGGAGGTCAGTGGCAAACCGAGCTTGGCTGACGGGTTGCCGAAGACGGCCACGGCGGCGACGTGCTCAGGGACGTTGGGAGGCAACGGCGCGTTGAAACCGACTGCTGGGAATGGAACTGCCGCGATCACGTCGATCACCGCGGCACCCTGGGAGTAGCCGCCCAACACCAATCGGGTGTTGGGGCAGTTGTCCACCATCCATTGGATGTGGCCGGAGGCGTCGTTGGCTCCGCCGGCCGCGGCCAGGAAGTCGAAGCTGGCCGGGTAACTCACCGCGTAGGCGCCGACGGAACGCCCGCCGACCTTGTTCCGCAGCGAGCTGACGAAGGCATCGCCGATCCGGCCGAGACCCGGAGTGTCGTTGGTGCCCCGGGCGAAGACCACCTCGATGTCGGGGCAGTCCGCGGCCTTGGCCACCGGGAGGGCTCCGCCGAGCCCCGCAGTGGAGGACGGCACGACGACCGGTGCGACGACGGCGGCGGCAGCGGTGAGCGCTGCCGCCGCGAAAACGGCGCAGCGACGAACAAGATCAATGGCCACGCCAAATCCTAACGTGTTTGCCGGCTAGACGATTCCCGCGACGAAGCTGGCCGCCTGTTCGGCCATGCCTGACGTCACATAATCGCTGTGTGCGAACGGGTTCCGGCCGCGCGAGCAGATTGGGTCGCCGTCTTTGCAGAGGTCGATGGCCTTGCTGCCGAAGACCGACGAGGTGAGCGGGATCCCGAACTTGGTGGACGGGTTTCCGAATGCCACGACAGCGGCGACCTGCGGCACCAGTTCGCCGGCGAGCGGCGGTGCCGATCCGATCTCTCCGACCCGGTTGCCCAGCGGCGGTATGCCGGCGAGCATGTCCACGACCGCGGCACCCTGTGAGTAACCGCCGAGCACGACGCGGGTGGACGGGCAGGTCGCGGCCAGCGTGGCGATCCGATTGGCGGCGTCGGTCGCGCCGTCGGCGGCAGCCAGGAAGTCGTAGCTGGCGGGATAGTTCACCCCGTAGGTGGACACCGTCCGGCCACCGACCTGCGAGCGCAGTGCGTCGGCGAATGCCTGTCCCGGGCGGCCCAGATCAGGGGCGTCGTTGGTTCCGCGCGCGAAGATGACCTCGATGTCGGAACACGGCGCTGCCGTGGCGGGCGCGGCGAACGCCAGCGGCAAAGCCGCGCTGACCAGGGTTGAAGCAATCGCGGCCACCCGGGCCGACTTCCGGAGGAGACTCACGGGGGACATATTCACACAAAATGGTTAGCCGCGGCTAATCGTTTGCGCGTTCGGACGTCTCCTGAAGTGCCATATCGGGCCAGGTCGCCCGCTCGATCCGGGTCGCCTCCCGCGGGCTGGCCTGCTCGCTGCGGTCACCCTGGCGGGCCACGGCCAGGCCCACCAGCACCACGGCTCCGCCGATCGCCTGGCTCACCGACATGGCTTCGCCGAGCATGATCCAGGCGATGAGGACCGCGAAGAGCACTTCGGAGAGGCCGACCAGCGAGGCGAACCGCGGCTTGAGCCGTGCGATCCCGATGATGCCGAGGGTGTAGGCCAGCGCGGTGGGAATCAGGCCCAGCGCGATCACCGGTACCAGCCAGGCGGTGGTGTGGCCGGCGATGGTCACCGGGTTGGTGGTGAAGGTCAGCGGCATGATGCCGGCGACACCCAGGAGTGCCACGGCCGTGGTCCCGATGATCAGACCGCCCGCGGCCAGGCTGATGGGATTGAGCCCGTCGCCGTCGGTGCTGGCTTTGTTGGACATCATGAAGTAGCAGGCCGCGCATACTGCGGCAGCGAGACCCCAGCTCACCCCTACGAGATTGATGTGGGCTCCGCTGAACACGTCGAGCACCAGGATGATGCCGGCGATCGCGACGGCTACTCCGCCGAACGTCATGACGCTGGGGCGCCGACGGGTGGTGGCCCACACCCAGCCGACGACCAGGATCGGCGCGGTGTACTCCAGCAGCAGGGCCACGCCGACCGACAGGTGTGCGACGGCGTTGTAGTAGCAGAGCTGGGCGCCGGCGATCGGGATCAGGCCGTAGCCGACGACTGTCTTGGCATGCCCGAGCGCCTCGCGTAGCCAGCCGGGCCGGACCACGCTGGCGAAGGCGGCCATCATCAGTGCGCCACCGGCCAGCCGGGCCGTCACGGCGGCCGTGGGGCTCCAGCCCGACTCCATCAGGGCTTTGGCGAACGGACCCGATGAGCCGAACGCGAGCGCGGAGCTGACGGCGAACAGTAGGCCGACCCGAAAGTGGTCACGGTCGGTCGTGCGGTCGAGCTGGGCTTCGGCAGTCATCGGTACACCTCCCCAGGGGCATGTCATGAGTAAAATTGATTATGGTAATGACGGCAGTGACGAACTTACGGTTACAGGGGGTCATGAGTCAAATGCTTTTTACCTATGACACGGAGCTGACGCTCCGGGCTGCGATGGTGTTGGTGAACACCGATCGGGTAGAAGGCGAACAACTGTCTGACCAGGCCGACCTGAGTGCCTACCTGGACGACTTCGGCTGGACCGGACGACGCGACCGCGACGACGCCGAGCTGGCGGCAGTCCGGGCACTACGCACGCGCCTCGGGGACATCTGGGCGGTGGCCGACGACGAGGAGGAGACCGTCCGCCGGGTCAATGCCCTGCTGAGCGATACCAAGGCGTCGCCATGGCTGACCCGGCACAACGAGATGCCCGAGTGGCACCTGCACCTGGCGTCGGTCGACGACCCGCTGGCGCAGCGGATGGGCGCCGAGATGGCGATGGCGCTGGCCGACCTGATCCGCGGCGGTGAGCTGCGTCGCCTCAAGATCTGCGCGGCACCCGACTGTGAGGCAGTGTTGACCGACTTGTCGCGTAATCGCTCGCGCATCTTCTGCGACACGGGCAACTGCGGTAACCGCCAGCATGTGGCGGCCTACCGGCAACGGCGGCGTGCCGACTAGTAGGTTGCCCAAATCGGTGTAATCGCGCTGTCTCCGGCCGGGTTAGGGTGGCGCACGGGGGACATATGGCACGGCGAGCGGCCACTCGGTTACAGCTGAACGGTCATCGATTTCTGTTGCGGCGCACCGCTCATGCGCTGGTTCGAGGTGACGCGCGGATGCTCGACGATCCGCTGCGCGCACAGGCAGCCGCCTACGGGACGGGCTGCGTGCTGGCGGCCGTCGCGGTTGCGGTGGTCGCGGTGCTGTCGTTGATGCGCTCGGGCTCGGTGCCGGGCGATGCGCAGGTCCTGATGGCGCGGGACAGTGGTGGCCTGTACGTCCGGATCGACGACACCGTGCATCCGGTGCCCAACCTCGCCTCGGCGCGGTTGATCGTCGGCGCACCGGCGAACCCGGTGACCGTCAATGACGCTGCGCTGGCGAAGGTTCGGCGCGGGCCACTGGTCGGTATCCCCGGAGCACCGGCGCAGCTCGGTCGACCTCTGGGCCTCGACGAAGCGGACTGGGCGATCTGCGACGGGGCCGAATCCGCCGAGACCATGCTGGTGGCGGGTCGGGCTGACCGGGAGATGGCCGCCCTGGACAGCGGCAAGGCGTTGTTGGTCTCGACGCGCGCGCTCGGAGAGGCGACCTATCTGCTGGCCGACGGCTGGCGGGCGCGAGTCGATCTCCGCGACATCGCCGTTGTCCGGGCGCTTCACCTGGAAGGTGTTCCAGCTCGGCCGGTTTCGCAGTCTCTGCTGGACTCGATACCCGAAGCACCCGCCCTGCAGGCGCCCCCTATTGCCGGGGTGGGGACGCCGGGGCCGGCCGCTGTGGGCGGGCTCTCGGTGGGCACTGTGGTGAGGGTGGTGCGTACCGGCTCCGCCGAGTTCTACGTGGTGCTCACCGATGGCCTCCAACGTGTCGGCCGGGTGGCCGCCGACGTCATTCGCTTCAGGGTGGCGCAGCCGCGTGGCGGACCGCCTGTCCTGCCGGCCGATGTGGTGGCCGATGTGCCGGTGGCAGACAGCCTTGCTGTGGCCCGGTTCCCAGAGCGGGTGTTGCCGTACGCGCGTGCGGTGGTTTGTGCGCGCTGGGATCCGCGACAGCTGGGCGCCGGTACCAATACCGTTGTAGCCATGGCCGATTCCCTACCGGACCGTAGCGTGCAACTGGCTCAGTCCGATGGCGACGGACCGAATATCGACCGCGTGCAGATGCCCGTCGGCCGCAGCGTGCTGCTGCAGGCCGCAGGCGTGACCCGTGACGCCGCCGGCGGCCCGCTGTACCTGTTGAACGACCTCGGAGTCTTGTTCGGAGTCAGGGATTCGGCGACAGCCGAGATGTTGGGTCTGGGTAGAAATGCCGTTCCCGCGCCTTGGCCCATGCTGGCCATGCTGCCGCGGGGCCCCGAACTGAACCGAGGTAGCGCATCAACCGTGCGGGACACGCCGGCGTAATCGACCGGCCGCCACCGTCAGCGCGGTCAACACCGTCGCACCGAGACATACGGCGGCCCCGCCGAAAGCGATGCGCCGGGGTTGAGGATCGGTCGCAGCCGGGGTGGACGGTCGCACCGCGACCGGTACGGCCGGCAGTACCGCGGATGACGGTGTGCCACCGCTGACGGCCGCCAGCGCATCGACGACGCCGTGCCCGACCAACGGATTCCAGCCGTCGGCCGGAGTGCGGGCGGTGTCTTCGATGCGGCGCATCACCTCTCGCGCGCTCAGGTGGGGGAACCGGCTCCGCACCAGCGCGGCGATCCCGGCCACCACCGGTGCGGCATAACTGGTCCCGGAGATCGGAGTTTCCCGCCCGACCGTATCGATCAATCCTTCGCCGTCGGGGTGAAGGGACACGAGATTCTCACCTGGCGCCGCGACATCCACCCACGGACCCGCCAGGCTGAAAACGGATGCGGCGCCGCCGGATCCGACTGAACCTACGCACAGGACCAGGTCGTCGTACCAACCCGGGCTCGATATCGAGCGGACGCTGTCCCAATCGGGGGCCCCGGCGACTCCGGCCAGGCTGTCCTGCTGCTCGCAGCCCGCGCCCACGTTGCCCGCCGCGGTGACCACCACGACATTGCGGACATCGACGGCGTAGCTGAGCGCGGCGCCAAGGGCACGGTCGTCGGGTGCGGCAGTGGCAGCTACGCAGGCGACCGATGAGATGTTGATGACGGTGGCGCCGAGGTCGGCAGCGGTCCGCACCGCCATGGCAAGGGTGTCGACGTCGCCGACGCCGGTCGAGCCCCCGTCTTCGGCGAACTTGTTGCTCGATTGCCGGATGGCCAGGATAGCGGCATCGGGTGCCACTCCGCTGAAGCCGTCACTCGGTGCGCCGCCGGCGATTCCGGCGACGATGGTGCCGTGGCCGTCGCAGTCGGCGGTCCCGTCCCCATGGGACACATAGTCGCCGCCGCCGAGCAGGTTCGGTAACAGTCGGTGCCGGGCGACCCCGGTGTCGATCACAGCGATCGTCTGGCCTTGGCCGCGAGTGAGCGGCCACACCGACTCAAGGCCCAATGGGTTACCGCCTGTTGTCGTGCCGTCGGCTGGGGACTGGTAGCACGGTTGGCGCTGTTCCGTTGGCCTGAGGGGACCGGCCGGTGCCGGCTTAGGGAGGAGGGCCGCATCGACGGCCGGTGGTACGACGGCTGCGGCCGAGGCAATGGGCAGCAGTGGGACGCTCGCGATCAGTGCGGCGGCCAAGCGGCCTGAGTGGTTCACCTCAGCCCCAGGTCCCGAACGGCATCGAAAGCACCGGCGAGCCAACAGGCCAGCGGCACGACGGCGGCCAGCGCGCCGAGTTCGAGGACTTCGGCGACTCGCGCAACCGCGGGGCTCTGAACGGTGATCGGCCAGACCAGGACGACCGCGGTGCCGACAGCGAGCAGTCCGGTCCAGCTGCCACGCGCTGGGTCCAAGGCCACGACGAGCACGAAAGTCGCAGAGAGAGCAAGAAATCCACAGGAACTGGTGGCGATGCGGCAGAAGCCCGACGCATACGAACGCGAGCGGAGCAGCAGCGCGACGCCGACCGACGCGGTGAACGCGACCTCGACGGCCATGACTCGCTGAAGGCTGGTGGCGGTGAGGATTGCGGTTCCCAGTGCGGCCGAAGCCGAACAACCGGCTACCAGACTCACCAGAAACCGGTGGCCGGCGCTGATCCTGGCGTCGGCGTCGAACTCGTCCTCATCCGGTGTCTCTTCCTGGTCACCGCAGTACCCCGGCACCGGCGGCGTCAGACCGGCCAGGGCGATGGACAGCCGTGGGGTCAGGGGTAGCAGTGCCACCCCGAGAGCGCTCACCAACGAGCCCAAAACCGTTGGGGTAAGCGGCCACAACACGGCACATCCGGTCACGACGGCGACCACTGCGGCGACCGTCACGAACGTGAGCAGCATCTCCACGCCGCCACGAGAAACGCGCATCAGCACCGCACCCAGTGAACCCGCGGCGGTGGCGCCCAGAAAGACGTTCGCGGGCGCGGGGCCGGCCGGAACCACGAGGAAACCGAGAACCGCCACGTGCGCCACGGCAGCGACGTTGAGTGTCGTGACCATCGCCGGCCCGAGACCGAAACGTGGTGCGGCCACTGCCACAGCGGTCGCAGCCACCGCCACCGCAGCCGCCACGGCGATGCGGTCCGGCCCGTGATTGGCCAGTCCGGACCAGACCAACGCCACGAGGCCCAGAGCGCATGCCCATAGACAGCCGGCCACTCGCAATCCGGTGGGTAAGCCGTCGTCGGCGGAGCCAGCGTTCAACATGGCAGTGTTCAGCGCGGCTGTCAGTGACCTACCCGCCGGGGGCTGTTCGGTTACCCCGGCCAGCACCAGCAGATCGCCGTCGTGAACATCGTTCTGCACCAGGGTTGCCGACTCGTCGAGACGCGGTCCCCCGACGTGAGCCAGCTGCCAGCGCCGCGGGTGGCCGTGACCCGCGTCGAGCGCGTCGACGATCCACGGCAGGAGTTCCCCCACGGTCATCGCGGCGGGCAAGGACAGATCGACGGTGGCGCCGTGCCCCTCCTCGTCACTCGCACCGCAGTGAATCGACACGTGGCGCAAGGAATCCGGCATCGCATCACCCCCCGGTTGACGCCGATACCAGTCACGCTAACCGACTCGGCGCGCCGGCCGACGCACCAATTTTTGGTGGGGTGGACAGGGAACCGAGCGGCCCTGCCGTGCGTCCAAACGTCGATGGAACCCATCCGTATGCCACCGGCCGCCGAGGTGGCGGTCGACGCCCCGCCTCCGCTGCCACGTCACAATCCGGCCAGCCCACTGAGCAGACTGTTGCCGCTGGTGGTCGTGGTCGCGATGGTCGGCATGGTGGCCGTGTACCTCACCTCCGGTGCGGTTGCCACACGTGGCCCGGTCGCGATGATGTTCCCGGTCATGATGGCGGTATCGGCGATCGGTACTGCGGCCTACAGCCTGAAGAACGGAGGCCGTGCTCAACAGCTTCACCGGGACCGCGGGGAATACCTGCGTTATCTGGACGGGATCGACTCCGTGGCCGCAGAATCCGCCCGCACCCAGTGGTTGAGCCTGCAGTTGGCGCACCCCGACCCGGCATGCCTGTGGGCATTGGCCGGCGGTGAGCAGATGTGGCGACTGAGCCCCGACGCTCATGGGTTCTGTGAGGTGCGGATCGGGGTGGGGGAGCGTCCGGCGTCGACCAGGCTGATCGCCTGCAGCGCCGGCTCGGACCGCGATGTCGATCCGGTGACGGTATCGGCTCTGACGCAACTGATCCGGCGCCGGTCGACGATCGTGGGCGCGCCGGTGACGGTGGACCTCCGTGGTCTCGGCCACGTGACGGTGGGTGGGCAGAAGGACGCGGCCCGAGCCCTCGTGCGCGCGATGATCTGCCAACTGGCCACGGCGCACGGTCCGCGACATCTACGCATCGCCGCAGTCGTGGACATCTCGGCGGCAGACGAATGGGATTGGCTGAAATGGCTTGACCACCATTGGAATGACGATGGTCGCAGTGGGCCGGCTGCGTTGCGGCTGCACGCAGTCACGGCGCTACCTGCCACACAATCACCGGTGCACACCGTCGTCATCGTCGATTCCGCCGCGGCTTCCGCGGTGATTCCGGTCGCCGGTGCAGGCGTGACTGTGTTGACCATCGCGGCGAGGGCTGGAATCGCCACGGGTGATCTGCATCTGGATCTCGGGGCCGGCACGGTCGGATGCGGTGGGCAACGGGCGCTTTTCGACCAGATGACGTATGGGCAGGCCGTCACGTGTGCCCGGCGGTTGGCGCGCTACGGCGGCACGCAGGTACCCGAAACCTCCGGTTGGTCAGCGCTCATGGGTATCGACGATCCGGCCCGGATCGAGGTGGACAACGTCTGGATGACACGGGACCCGCAGCGGTTCCTTCGCGTTCCCGTCGGTCGGTGCTCCGACGGCTCAGCAGTGCACCTCGACCTCAAAGAAGCCGCCCACGACGGCATGGGACCCCACGGGCTGTGCGTCGGTGCCACGGGTTCGGGGAAATCCGAATTCCTGCGCGCGTTGGTGCTGGGGCTGATCACCACACATCCGCCCGAGGCGCTCAACCTGGTGCTCGTCGACTTCAAGGGCGGGGCAACATTTCTCGGCCTGCACACGGCGCGCCATGTCAGCGCACTGATCACCAACCTGGCGCAGGAGGCGCACCTGGTGGCCAGGATGGCCGATGCCCTCGCCGGTGAGATGACCCGCCGTCAGGAACTGCTCCGGGCTGCGGGAAATCTGGCCAACATCGCCGAGTACCGCCGCCGCGCGGATCTGCCCGCTCTGCCGGCATTGCTGATCGTGGTGGACGAGTTCTCCGAACTGCTCCAGCAGCACCCTGATTTCGCCGAGTTGTTCGTGGCGATCGGTCGGCTGGGGCGCTCGCTGGGGATCCATCTGTTGCTGGCCAGTCAGCGGCTCGACGAAGGCCGGCTGCGCGGGCTGGAGAGTCACCTCTCGTATCGGGTGTGCCTGAAGACCTTCTCGCCCAGCGAGTCCCGAGCGGTGCTGGGTATTGCCGATGCCTACGAGTTGCCGAATTCTCCGGGCGCGGCCTATCTGAAGACGCCGTCCGGGGAGATCATCAGGTTTCAGACCTCCTTCGTCTCGGAACAGCGGGCGGTGTCCGAGCGGTTGCCGAGGTCGGTCTGCGAGGCGCCCAAGCCTCGTCGCTTTGCGGTGCCCTGGCTGTCGGCCGACCAGCACCACGCCACCGTCGCGACGACCACCGTGCTGCAGCAGGTCGTCGATCGACTCGCCGGATGCGGCACGCCGGCCCACCAGGTTTGGCTGCCTCCGCTACCGGGCGCCATCCCGCTCAGTGACGTCCTGCTGTCGGATCCCGAACCACTCGAAGTCGCGATCGGCCTGGTCGACCGTCCGTTCGAGCAGCGTCGGGACCGCTTGATGGTGTCATTGAGCGGAGGCCGCGGCAACGTGGCGATCGTAGGTGGCCCGCAATCCGGGAAGTCCACGGCAGCCAAGACTCTGGCGGTGGCATTGGCCGCCACTCATCATCCCCGGGAGGTCGCGATCTACTGCCTGGACTTCGGCGGCGGGGCGCTGGGTGCGCTACAGGTATTGCCGCACGTCGGCGCGGTTGCCGGGCGGGCCGATCCTGACCTGGTCCGGCGCACCATCGCTGAGCTGCAGGCCCTGGTCCGGGTTCGTGAGGAGCGGTTCACCGCTCTCGGTATCGGCTCCATGGCCGAATACCGGGCGCGCCGTGATCACGGAGACGTCGATGATCCGTGGGGTGATGTGTTCCTGATCATCGACGGATGGTCGACTCTGCGCACAGAGTACGACTCGTTGGAGCCTTCGATCACCGCGCTTGCCGTGCAGGGGCTTTCGCTCGGCCTCCACGTGGTGGTGACTGCGTCGCGCTGGGCCGACTTCCGCCCCGCGCTCAAGGATCAGTTGGGCACTCGCATCGAATTGTGGCTCGGCGATCCGGCCGAGTCCGAGATGGACCGCAAGCGAGCCCGACAGCTGGGCCGCGGCGCACCCGGCCGGGGGCTCACCCAGGACGGGCATGAGCTGCTGTTGGCGTTGCCCCGTTTGGACGGGAATCCCACCGATGCGGGGATCGGTGCAGCGCTGGCCCGCATCGGCGGCATTCTGCAGGCCCAGCACGGAGCTGACCATGCGCCCGCCGTTCGGCTGTTGCCGGACCGAGTTCAGGTGCACGACATAGGCCCGGTGCCTCGCCGCAGGCCCGCCACGCAGGCGCTGCTCGGCCTCGGTGAACACGAACTCGCGCCGGTAGTGGTCGATTTCTATGCGCAGCCCGATCTGGTGGTTCTCGGCGATACCGGTTGTGGCAAGTCCACCGCGCTGCGCGCCCTGTGCTGCGACCTGGTGGCCGAGAACGATCCGTCGGGCGTGCAACTGCTGCTCGTGGACTTCCGCAGAGCCCTGCTCGGAGTGATCGACTCCGGGCATCTCGTCGGGTATGCACCGTCGGCCGGGGCATTGGACGTCGCGTTGCCGAGAGTGCTTGAGACACTGAGGAGCCGGATGCCCGGGCCTGAGGTGACCCAGCGGCAGCTATGCGACCGCTCTTGGTGGACCGGTCCGGAACTCTACGTCATGGTCGACGACTACGACCTGGTGGCCGGAGGCGGGGTGAATCCACTCTCGCCGTTGTTGCAGTACCTACCGCATGCCCGTGACCTCGGGCTGCATCTGGTGCTGGCCCGCCGTTCCGGTGGTGCGGCGCGAGCGATGTTCGACCCGATCATGGCCGGGGTCAAAGACCTCGGATGTATGGGTCTGATGATGAGTGCCAGCCCCGACGACGGCATCTTGCTCGGATCGACGCGCCCGCTTCGGCTTCCGCCGGGACGCGGCACACTGGTCACCCGTTCGGCGCCCGATCAGCTGGTTCAGGTCGTGCTGCGGGGCCGGGAAGATGTGTGATGACGTCGGCTGTCCTTGAAGTGGGGCCGGTGACGGTGCGTGGACCCGGTGATGTGCCGGTGGACCTCGCTGTCATCGCGGTGGCCGGCATCGACGACGAGATCACGTTGGTGGAAGACGAACCGGTGGCCGTATCGGAGTTGTGGGCCGAGGTGCTCGATGCGGCCGCCGCAGGCGCCCGGGCGCTGACACTGGTATGCCCGACCTGGTGGTCAGCAGTTCGTTGTGACCGCGTGCGGGAGGCCGCACGTGGTGCTGACGTTGTCGTGAGGGACAGGGCCGAGGCTCTGACTGCCTCTCTGGCGGGCGTGCCGTGGGTAGTGGTCGAGATAGCCGACGAGCTCGTCATGGTGTCGGGTGCACATGCCGCGGGCGTCGCGATGGTCCGCGACGCCCAGCTGAATGAGGATCCAGACGCGTTGGTACGCAATGTGTGCGCCGCCGCCGAACCATCGGCTGAGGTCGTTGTCGATGCACCGGAAGACGTGCCGGGGGCGCTTGCGCTGGGAAACGCGGTGGTGACTGCCCTGCACCATCGTGGTGTCGCGGCGGCTGTGGCTGATTCCCGGATATGGCGCGAACCCCTCGGTGCGCCGGCCGCTCGGGACGACGAGCGAATCGCAGAGCGGGTACGCCATGGCGGGCGCGCGACATGGGTCACGATATGTGCCGCAGCGGCTTTGGCCGCTGTGCTGGGTGGCATCGCCGTGGCCGGTCGCCAAGCGCCCGCGGACGAGCAAGCGATGACTGTGCTCGTGGAGGGCCGGGTAGGACTACAGATCCCGGCCGGGTGGACCGTTCGGCGGATCACGGACGGCCCGGGTTCGGCTCGGGTTGAGGTGGTTTCACCGTTCGACCCGTTGGCCGTGATTCACCTGACCCAATCCGGCCTCGGGCCCGGCACGGTGTCCGACACCGTGGATCGCGCCCTGCGCGAACAGCCTGCGGGCGTGTTCGTCGACTTCGATCCGTCGGCGGTGGTCGCTGATCGGCCGGTGGTCGGGTACCGCGAGGTTCGGCCCGGACGGGAAGTTCATTGGGCGGTGTTCTCCGACGCAGCGGTGCGGATTGCGATCGGCTGTCAGAGCGCGCCGGGAGGCGGTGAGGCCGTTCGCCCGGCATGTGAGGCCGCCATCCGCTCCGCGCATGCGATCCCCTGAAATCGGATGGAACCAAACCGGGTGTCGCTGCGTCGAATTGTTATATCCCGCAAGACAAGACCGGAAGGCCAGAGGACATGTCACCAGGACTGACGGGGCCGTTGGGCACCGATTTCGAGGTAATGACGAGCGTGGCCGGCCGGATCGACGTACTCAACGACGATGTCCGGGCCATGCTGCAATCGTTCATCGGAAAGATGAGCAGTGTGCCACCGTCGGTATGGGGTGGTGTCGCTGCCACCAGGTTCCGTGATGTGGTGGACCGCTGGAACAGCGAATCACTGACGCTGCATACCTCGCTGGGGCGTATTGCCGACACCATCCGGATCAACGAGCGCACGCTGCGCTCGGCGGCGGACAGCCATGCCCAGCGGCTCGGCGCTGTGGGCGACGGAATCTGATCGGGGCCGGCCATGGATCACGTACTGTCCTACAACTTCGGCGAGATCGAGTACTCGGTCCGTCAGGAGATCCACACCACCTCGAGCCGGTTCAATGCGGCCCTCGATGAATTGCGTTCGCACACCGCGCCGTTACAGCAGGTCTGGACCCGTGAGGCGGCACAGGCCTACGCCGTCGAGCAGGCCCGCTGGAACCAGGCGGCCGCAGCCCTCAACGAGATCCTGTTCTCGCTGGGCAACGCGGTACGCGACGGTGCCGACGAGGTGGCCGCGACAGACCGCAGCGCGGCCAATGCGTGGGGAGCCTGACCGGCAGCCCTGAAAGAGCCGGTGCGGTCCCGTTCGGAGGAGAGGTCCGGGCGGGACCGCACACTTTCGGCCGGTTGGGGTCAGCGGCCCGAGCCGGAATCTCCTCCGCGGCGGGGGCGGCGGTGTCCACTGCGCTGTTGCCCGCCGCCGGCCCCGGACCGTGCCGAGGGGCCACCGCCGTTGCGCGAGGATCCACTCGGACGGTTGCGGCGCTGCTGCTGGCCCGACTTGCCCGGCTGCCCGGACTTGTTGCCCTGGCGCCGCGGTGCAGGTGCGGCCTGAGCCACCGGCTCGGGACGGATCGGATCACCGAAAACCCGGTCGCCGGGGGCAATTTCGCGCAGCACCGGGTGGTCGGTGCCGTTGACGCGGGTGATGGTGGGCTTCACCCCCGCCTTGCGGGTGAGGCTGCGTACATCGGAAACCTGCGCGTCGTGCATGAGCGTCACCACGGTGCCCTCGTTGCCGGCGCGCGCGGTGCGGCCGGACCGGTGCAGGTAGGCCTTGTGCTCGACCGGCGGGTCGGCGTGCACGACGAGGCTGACGTCGTCGACGTGGATACCGCGGGCGGCGATGTCGGTCGCGACCAGCACACCCGCCGATCCGTCAGAGAATGCGGTCAGGTTGCGGGTCCGGGCATTCTGGGACAGATTGCCGTGCAGCTCAACTGCCGCGATACCCCGCGAATTGAGTTGACGCGTGAGGTTTTTCGCCCCGTACTTGGTGCGGGCGAAGACGATCGTGCGGCCGGGTGCGGCGGCCAGGTCGG
The window above is part of the Mycolicibacterium fortuitum subsp. fortuitum genome. Proteins encoded here:
- a CDS encoding cutinase family protein gives rise to the protein MAIDLVRRCAVFAAAALTAAAAVVAPVVVPSSTAGLGGALPVAKAADCPDIEVVFARGTNDTPGLGRIGDAFVSSLRNKVGGRSVGAYAVSYPASFDFLAAAGGANDASGHIQWMVDNCPNTRLVLGGYSQGAAVIDVIAAVPFPAVGFNAPLPPNVPEHVAAVAVFGNPSAKLGLPLTSSPVYGSRAIDLCNPGDPICGDGNSVQAHRAYEGPANDAANFVAGLL
- a CDS encoding cutinase family protein, giving the protein MSPVSLLRKSARVAAIASTLVSAALPLAFAAPATAAPCSDIEVIFARGTNDAPDLGRPGQAFADALRSQVGGRTVSTYGVNYPASYDFLAAADGATDAANRIATLAATCPSTRVVLGGYSQGAAVVDMLAGIPPLGNRVGEIGSAPPLAGELVPQVAAVVAFGNPSTKFGIPLTSSVFGSKAIDLCKDGDPICSRGRNPFAHSDYVTSGMAEQAASFVAGIV
- a CDS encoding EamA family transporter; this translates as MTAEAQLDRTTDRDHFRVGLLFAVSSALAFGSSGPFAKALMESGWSPTAAVTARLAGGALMMAAFASVVRPGWLREALGHAKTVVGYGLIPIAGAQLCYYNAVAHLSVGVALLLEYTAPILVVGWVWATTRRRPSVMTFGGVAVAIAGIILVLDVFSGAHINLVGVSWGLAAAVCAACYFMMSNKASTDGDGLNPISLAAGGLIIGTTAVALLGVAGIMPLTFTTNPVTIAGHTTAWLVPVIALGLIPTALAYTLGIIGIARLKPRFASLVGLSEVLFAVLIAWIMLGEAMSVSQAIGGAVVLVGLAVARQGDRSEQASPREATRIERATWPDMALQETSERAND
- a CDS encoding CGNR zinc finger domain-containing protein, with amino-acid sequence MLFTYDTELTLRAAMVLVNTDRVEGEQLSDQADLSAYLDDFGWTGRRDRDDAELAAVRALRTRLGDIWAVADDEEETVRRVNALLSDTKASPWLTRHNEMPEWHLHLASVDDPLAQRMGAEMAMALADLIRGGELRRLKICAAPDCEAVLTDLSRNRSRIFCDTGNCGNRQHVAAYRQRRRAD
- the eccB gene encoding type VII secretion protein EccB, producing MARRAATRLQLNGHRFLLRRTAHALVRGDARMLDDPLRAQAAAYGTGCVLAAVAVAVVAVLSLMRSGSVPGDAQVLMARDSGGLYVRIDDTVHPVPNLASARLIVGAPANPVTVNDAALAKVRRGPLVGIPGAPAQLGRPLGLDEADWAICDGAESAETMLVAGRADREMAALDSGKALLVSTRALGEATYLLADGWRARVDLRDIAVVRALHLEGVPARPVSQSLLDSIPEAPALQAPPIAGVGTPGPAAVGGLSVGTVVRVVRTGSAEFYVVLTDGLQRVGRVAADVIRFRVAQPRGGPPVLPADVVADVPVADSLAVARFPERVLPYARAVVCARWDPRQLGAGTNTVVAMADSLPDRSVQLAQSDGDGPNIDRVQMPVGRSVLLQAAGVTRDAAGGPLYLLNDLGVLFGVRDSATAEMLGLGRNAVPAPWPMLAMLPRGPELNRGSASTVRDTPA
- the mycP gene encoding type VII secretion-associated serine protease mycosin, which encodes MNHSGRLAAALIASVPLLPIASAAAVVPPAVDAALLPKPAPAGPLRPTEQRQPCYQSPADGTTTGGNPLGLESVWPLTRGQGQTIAVIDTGVARHRLLPNLLGGGDYVSHGDGTADCDGHGTIVAGIAGGAPSDGFSGVAPDAAILAIRQSSNKFAEDGGSTGVGDVDTLAMAVRTAADLGATVINISSVACVAATAAPDDRALGAALSYAVDVRNVVVVTAAGNVGAGCEQQDSLAGVAGAPDWDSVRSISSPGWYDDLVLCVGSVGSGGAASVFSLAGPWVDVAAPGENLVSLHPDGEGLIDTVGRETPISGTSYAAPVVAGIAALVRSRFPHLSAREVMRRIEDTARTPADGWNPLVGHGVVDALAAVSGGTPSSAVLPAVPVAVRPSTPAATDPQPRRIAFGGAAVCLGATVLTALTVAAGRLRRRVPHG